In Cryptomeria japonica chromosome 5, Sugi_1.0, whole genome shotgun sequence, the genomic window GATTGTCTCTCACGGTTCAAAGTTCGAtatttgatttcttggaaatcatgtgacttttcatgagGTAGCGGCACGGATTTTGAGATACGGTTGACGGCGGCAGAaaaagggaatattctttcttaataatttgaaagttgtcatttatagcaagtatggcgTGGAAATCCATgttttcagatatgaagtgacttgttcTTAAATGCATGCTCGATCGCAATCATTTCAGAGTGATGTCGCACGAGTGGAGTAATGATGATAATTTGTGGTAaccatgggtaagattttctcgcctattttaaattgagcagttgtcTTGTTGAGATTGTTATTTGTGAATAAGTTTTAAGAAGAGTTTTTGGAGCGGGAGGAAAATAGACGGTGACGGGGGTTTTGTAGATGacaaaggaaggtatgttcaacaactttcctaattgctacagtttttaaaagatctgggtatatTGTTTAGCTACTTGTTTCCGTTTTACCTATTTTATTCTTTGTCTGGGTCGATTGGGGAAAAATTACGGGTTAAGCATGAGGCCTACTTTGCCTAAATTAAtgaactcttcttcccttgtaagttcttTACCAGAGCTCGCTGATACAACtttagttcaattagatttagatgttttcttagaaagagtaaggaaccTAGCTGTTGATTCTATGATAAAAGACATTGCACAAAGTGATTTATTGGAAGCGGCAGCATTTCCCACAGCTACCCCTTGTCCTaagttggttttagagtgcatgaatcactatgataaagctaacagatgcattaggaaaaataatggtgaggttttgttgtctattgatagagagACAGTAATCgctgccatgggtatcccacatcgggaaccccatgaggattggactattggaaagtctTATGGGGTTTATTCTAAGAAGAAGCAGTACTACAGAACCATTATTGCACGGAATTGGCTTTTGAGATTTCAAAAGGGCAGTTCAAGGTTGCCAAGGTCGTTAACCTGAGAGCATTTGATTCTTGGAATTAGAGATTTGGTAATAATGTTAAGCAGAATTAGAGGAAATTCACActcctattgggaagactggaAGTATTTCTTCATTCAGGTCACTCTCAACAAAAAACGGTTCATTGAATGGGGCACCGTTATTGCagagaggttgcatgagggtttgagaaattaccctgggatgtcaaatttctacatgtcttcatatCTGTTATATATGCTAGCTTGTGTGAGGGAGTAGCCTGGACTGTTCCATGCAAAATGGGTTTAGGGTATTAAATTTATGAAtatcacccccatttgacccaaaaaggacatgtCGATAATTACCTTCGCTGGAATGATATTTTCGCTGGGAGGTTGACTTTTGAGTTACAAAATAACATGCACAAAAGAATGTCAGTAGAAGCGGTTGAACTAATTAACATCTATGGTAGCTTATTTACTCAATTcaatcacttcacttacataagggttggaggttttaaaggtgaaccctttaggctacctagatatgtttcagactACTGTGTTTTGATTGAAGTTCTCAGGCAGTTAGCCTATGTtgtaaaggattatggtgaagattctggcacgagtggaatttttcctattgatttaggccattacagttgcaggttagtttctgatgcattgaatctTGAGTTGGAATTTAAGAGGTTTCAGTTGAGAACTTTTGTGAAGAGAGACAATTTTGACAGCAAAGGTTGTATTGCCCAGTATGTGAAAAAGATAATGTCTGATCAACATGTGCCACAGctggaggattattgggaagactgcccagatgagtttgaagtgagaaaaaggagttggtccaggttaactctGAAACAGATTCTTGACATGAAATTGCAGATGGATACCTCTAGTGTCActattgataatgaagatgtactggATTCCAAAATTCACGAGACGGGTACACAATGAACCCCTTCTAGAGGTAGATTGGAGCAGAAAGATGGAGGATAGTATACAAGCACGCATCTTCAGTATAATTCGTAGAACTGAGAATTGGCTAAGAAACTGCAAATTTCATCCGAGAaaggcaaccagttcaagaaatAAAGGTGGAAAAAGGAAGAATGTAAGCAAAACTATTGTTTTAACTGACATCCTTGTTTTTGTTGCAGGAAAGAAGCAAgctaagattaaagaagaaaaactCGACTCTGAAGCTGCACACTCCATTGGTGGCCGGGTGACCaggtcaagatacaagaagaattttcagccacctaccgctcatctcattcttgatttggacgccGAGGAAGTATAGGGAAATATGACAACCCCTGTTTATGATGCTAACAAGTTCTTAGCCGATTCTGATGCCGCTATCCAGGATTCACAGGTGCTTGATGTTTTGTCTAATGCAGATAATTCTACATTGTCTCCTCTTAGAGGGCCTTCGCCCACGCAATCCAAACATCTGACTATGGCTCCTAAATGGTTAAAtgattcaattaccaagaaaaAAAATATGGTGCCTATTTCGGTGTCAATGAAAGATGTCGTGAGCAAATGTTTGGGAAGAGCCACAAAAACTAAGTGGCTAAAAATGGAGaccatgattggttttgatgaaggcacaaaacattggaccgcagacattgccaaacctacatctgataaggatgttATCACTGCTTCAGAGGCTGATTATACTATTgagcgagttgatttgggggtaTGAACCAGAGCAATTGATTTGAAACATTTagagacttcaaccaaaaggattatctcccgCACTTGGAAGGACGAAAAGGATAAAGTAGAGTTGAAGCagagtttaatgcaaatggctcaatacattcATGCTCTGTAGAATAGTCCGTTGCCATTGTCCCAAAGCTCTgttccctttagttcaaaatcccttGGTAATCAGAAGTTCTTTGATGAGAATCAACAAAACaagatgattgcagagattttctctgagtggctcacatcgattgtgcatcaaggaactaattatatatccgatttagttcaaattttcaaagatgctaaAGAAGTTACCAAGGAATTGGATGTCGACTTAATCTCGtggcaaaaagaaaagactaaatgggcagtgatttcaaagAAAATGTGCGATATTCAGCGCTctggcttgatgaattttcttgtcgAAAGACAAGTGCTAGGgttaaatgaagatttaatgttCATATGCAAAGAAAGCATAGAGTTGTGTAACCAAATCATCGAGCAAGGTCATAGCGAATCTACCAGTCTACGAGGCGAACTAACAACCctgagaacaaccatgcaaaagAATTTGCGCTGCGTAGATGTCCAGTTGCTTAAGGAGGATAGCCAGACTTTGGAAGATACAACAgaaatgatcaatcaattcaacaGCCACATTAAGcaaattaaagtggagaaatccttagcTGTGGAAGATTTTATGAAGATTTCCAAAGTGGAGTCAATGCTCACAGTTTGCCTAGATCACTTGGATTCACACAGGGATAAAGTATAGATGGTGAAAAGGAAGAAAGAActctggaagcaaagggtaatACACATCAGCCTACCACATGTAGCGGTAATTCAGGAGTTCTCGAAGGTTCATTGGGAGTGGAGCGCAGTGAAAGCAATTATGGTGTCCGTCCAGAATAACAACCTGGGCAATCCGACTGAAACAGAATCGACGACATGACTAGCATTGTTGGCAGTTGTTGCCAACGAGTCTAGTTGTCTCTTATTTTcagttatgcagttagggtagtttctcattaactctttcaagttaattttacctttggttaaaACTATTGGTCTGGTGACCTATTTATAAACTTTGTAATGACTTTGatggggttcactaagtttttgaaaaaactATCTTTTTAATTTTAACTGAAAACTTCGTGTATGTGGAAAGTTGAGGACCATTTATGAATAAAAATCAAATGACAGTTATATTtgtcttcaaatctgtgtgtttggtatttgaaatttgatttctgtgagaatctatttcaagaaaggATCTATCATAACTTTCTATGTATGCAGAAAATATCAGTGGAATTCATCTTTTaagctttttcattttgttttagtgtacatgtgaagtctgaCGGCTTTatacaaagaattatatatgaatcaatgcttgcgttcatttggtgttgactggtgaatgcaattacctttatgtgctttctggtgaaaagtataatattggttgtgcgtaatttggagctgattgaatatttattaaagggagttgtaccttaattcagaggttaatcaatataatgattttccaactgtttggtgaaatttgtctttcatttcttgggctaaaaagtataaaaattaaataaattgtgagagacaaatctgtttaccaacagattgtaaataaactccattttcattgaagttatggtgaagtgtgttgtttctttgcaatatgcatggtctcttgttgaagcttcattttagatgatagataattgaattgaatgaaagatgttattgaatgcactcgcatggaacccacctagtccaaaccactagcctgtTGTTGACTGGAAgagcgccttgtgtggtcaactggcatagaacaaGCTTAATCCCGAGTCATAGCACCTCTGTTGTTCATGCATTATtttgaatggtgatcagtatctcatggtgtacgatttggacatatttgaaacatcccttagaagatcgcactgagttggtgttgaattgttcaacctgatggtgagactcAGCCCACTAGgattccacctagtcattcatccatcttctcgcattctaggtcttagagtagacttcctgaaccttgtaacttttgccatttctttatcttccagtcagtaaataggacttgtgattccagcaaatcagacgttcaagtcgtcaaaagtaagtccccttgtgattccagcaaaatcacatcataccgcaagagcttatccacacgtagagaacctacatattagaaccttggagttactccgatcgatccttcggcgagatcttcaacagtcgggaaactttgttcaagagaggataaggtacctttaggtattttattctgtgtttggtcgtgtacaaaagacacatcaacaggaaCCAGCCAAGGGAGTGATCTTCCCGATGTAGTCTTACAATGATGGTCTCAATGCTAGATTTTATGAGGGTCTTGGAATTACTTTAATCCCAATGGGGTAGCTAAACCTCTTGACAGCTTTTATGATTGCTTTCCTCTAGTAACATAAGCAAGGAAGTATAAAGAGATCATTCCAATCATTCAAGGACCATTCCAATCATcgttccaatcaatcaaatcaagcaaacaatcaatcaACAAATCACTCTATCAAATCAGCATTCATTCAATCATCAATCACCAATATATCAAACCAGCCTTCATTACATTAtcactcaccaatacctcaaatcatacaatcaaaggtatccattcaatcaatcaatcactcaTCGATCATTCAATCAGTTGATCAAGGAGAACTTATCCAAATGAGAAATATTCAGGACATAAGGACGGTTAAATAATCTACAAGTAATTTGGCATGAGATATTGTGCATTGTTTATTATATGGGTATCTTTTAGACATTGATCCTAATAAGATTGATATAGCATTACATCTCTTTAAATGTATAAATCATGTATACATTTATCTCATAGTCAATCAGATGTAAAGTTGGAGGAAATAAGCTAGGGATGTGCAGTTTACCACTTCCCTCAAACTAAGTAGACCATCCCAAGGGATGGAACTTATCATAGTGAGGCGTTCttgccacttgtgggccaaggggtgaATTGTCATAGTTGGATGCTACGCACTCTTGGGCTTTAGTTAGGCTGAGCAATTTACTGATGCCCTTTCGAGTTTTCCTATTGAACTAAACTATGATGGGTTACAAGGTAGTTAGCTAGTAATGATGTTTAAAATTCCATATGATGTAATTGTTCACTAACCCATATATTTGTTCATTGGTTCTTAAGTTTATTAATGATTAGATGAAGTCACTTAAGTATGTTACTGTTATAGATAAATTATATGGTTGAAATTGTCAATTTGGACACAAGAAGAAAATCCCAATTTGAGGACATTGCATGTTCTCATGTCTACTTACAAACCCCCATTTCAAATGTCTTTTTTATTCATTCTTAAAACCTTGATGTACGGAACAAATATGCATTGCAGTAGTTTTGGAGAAACATAGCATCGAGTGTGCTACAAATACTAAGTAAGAACACACAGtaatctatttcttcttctttcaaaaGAGCCAAAGATCAGAACAGCCAAGAAAAATTACACAACCCATAATGACGGGCTGGAGACATAAAATGAGTCAATCTAGAGAAAAGAAAACAAATTTCCATTGGGATCAACCCTCTCATGAGTCATCATTGCCAAGTATCCTTTGCACCTTGCTACTAAATCATCCACGATGCTAGCTAAGTTCTAAAGCGATAATGTTGTCAAAGTCAAAACAGTGTGCTGCCAAAGTGAGGCTACTATCAGAGATTCAACTGTTTTTTCTATTGCTACTGAAGTAATTTGGAACTTTCTTTGATCTCCTAGACTTGTCCATTCATGCCAATTTCTATGAAAATCAACACACTAAACCAAAATATATATACGACTGTCACCAAAAAATGACATCATAGACAAGGTTGACTGTCAAATTAAGCATCTGCTTGCTCATGCCTGTCAGTTTATTATATatgtaattgaaaaaaaaaaaaatttaactcagAAACTATACAATTCCATATAAAGAAATCCTACATAGAAAATCAATGAGATGCTTACAATGAAACTTAATCCCTGAAACCTGTACAATCTTACCAGATGAAATGTCAGAACCAAGTTTGCTGATAGTTTTGCATTAGTCACACTTTGTCACCCAATTATTGCATATCCCTGTCACTTTCTCATTCAGATGTGCTGAATCACAATTCTTTTATTAAACACAATGTATGGTTTTCACACTTTCTGACACCTCTAAATAAGTCGCTAAAAGATACTAAACATTAAGATGGGCTAATTTCCAACCTTTCTTATCCATCCTATAAAGGTTACTTGAAAGAAAGATGAATCAAGTTTGAACTTGCGCATTATCATGATCAAAGATTATTGACAATTTTCTTGATACATATTATGTCGCAGCATCTGCAAGCAGTATAAGCACAGAGAGTGACAAACACAAAATCCATAAGAACGTGTAATTTCATACAACAAATACAAATCCTATCTGGAAATATGAGAAAAAGCATTTCAAGTTTCAACACATAGTAAGACACCATTCTCAAAACTAAATAAGCTTTGGATGATTACACCATATCGCCAACAAGTTCATTTAGTGTACCTCCATGTACAActctttttaaagaaaaaatacaaGTATTCCAGTGTACAGGCTAGATAATTAAAATAAAGCATGTACTGCAATGATCAATGAATAGATACTCAAAAAAACCCCTGCTACTATCTCTTCTTGAAACCATATTTCTTCCGTTCATAAAATAGATCTGTTTTTGCACTTCCAAGATTGACTATTTTTGGGCATCCATCCCTATCTTTCTCCTGTTGGGTGCATTCCTTGCAGTAATATGCATCAGAAATACCTAATCCACCACAAATCACACACCTTCCCTGGTAGGATCCGTAGTTGCATTCATCACAAACTCGAACAAGGGTACAAGGTCGCACATAAGAATCACAAATTACACATTTACCATCACATTTCTCACAAAGTCGACCTATAGCAATTCCTGGCTGCTTTCTGCACATAATGAGATCAGGATGATGCTTGGCCATGGTTGACTGCTAGATTGTACTGTGTCTTGACCTACAAAACAAATAAGATAAAATCCATCACATACCATTTGAAAGAAAACCCAACTAGATGAAGAAAATTGACACTAAAGAAAGAACAAGAATAGGAAAGCTgattttgcatttcattatatatgCAGATGTAAAACTACAAAATTTAGAGTTCCCATAGTAGCTCCTACAAAACATGGCTTAAAATAACAATCAAGAACAAATGAATGACTACTTGAAAACTCTTGTGTTTTGTTACGTATATGCTTCTTTTTGTGGGGAAGTTAAATTTTCTGACCATAGTAAGCAGTTTCTGCACTCAGAAAATTCACACTAACTGCAAAGTAgtttgtaaatgttgttcaattctcaattcaatatgcaagatatattctagttatattttattgatctaTGTATTGTCTACTTATACGATGAATCTGATTGTCTACTTATATGATGAATCGTGAGAGGAGCATTTTATGATTTCTATGTCCTTtctcacgaatgccactcaatataagtataaAACAAATGGGGCAAGGTCAAGTGATGCCTTGAtcagtcatgaccgatcaagacaccaCTTGGTCGTGCCTCTTTGTTTATGCTAACTAACACTATGCTTTCACATTAATACGGATCGGTGTATTGCAACCGATGGCATGTGCTAACTGCTAGCGACTAgcaaccgatagttatcggtgtgttagccttaacACCCGATAATTATCGGTGTAGGCTTAGCACACCGATAACTGTCAGTGGTCTTTATAATACAACCCGATATTATATGCAACCCGATACTTTAATCGGAGTTTTCCTTCAGTCATTTATTTATCATCATATATATTAATCGATATACATTAAATACGATATTTACTAATCgatgaacatgaacaagataaatggATCGGTTGATTATATGCAAGAGCAGAATAGCTATCAAAGAAGAATTAATttcttgaaggttttatcatagttattgatatgataaatgattgaatgagagacttcatttatctctcattcaatcgtttatcttaccgaagctattatgcgttaacatagtttaaaaaaaaaatccaatcaaAACAGCTGATCTGAGCATGGTAATCTACAAACACATACTGCTGAAAATATGAACAAATACTCACAAATCTGAACTCTCAAAACTGTATCTATCTTTTTATTATAACTGAAAAAATTACACTCCACTAGTTCAGCACTCAAATATGCACTCTTTGTCCACTCTATCTTTTTTATTTCATTGGAGTGAACTAGATCTTTTTTATAGGAGAGGGTTTACAATGAAAATCCCCATCTCAGTGGAGTGCCTAGGCTAGGAGAGATAATTTTGAAAAGCTAAATCAGAAAAACGCCTTCTTCTAAAATATG contains:
- the LOC131074475 gene encoding PHD finger-like domain-containing protein 5A, giving the protein MAKHHPDLIMCRKQPGIAIGRLCEKCDGKCVICDSYVRPCTLVRVCDECNYGSYQGRCVICGGLGISDAYYCKECTQQEKDRDGCPKIVNLGSAKTDLFYERKKYGFKKR